One Spinacia oleracea cultivar Varoflay chromosome 4, BTI_SOV_V1, whole genome shotgun sequence DNA segment encodes these proteins:
- the LOC110793199 gene encoding mitochondrial inner membrane protease ATP23, protein MEGETADVKGTPNSSLSVVHGDGVSVEECQKMIQRSLRTPTVKFLMGHLEKSGCSIGDNFIKAVDCKQQVSGGYTRGGGIMVCSNYMNMQDEVNQVLIHELIHAYDDCTGKNLNWANCAHHACSEIRAGHLSGDCHFKRELLRGYMKLRGHEQDCVKRRVMKSVIANPFCSETAAKDAMEAVWDTCYNDTRPFDRAP, encoded by the coding sequence ATGGAAGGGGAAACAGCTGATGTAAAAGGGACACCGAATAGCTCCCTGTCGGTTGTCCATGGTGATGGCGTAAGTGTAGAAGAGTGCCAAAAGATGATCCAGCGAAGCTTGCGAACTCCAACGGTGAAATTTCTGATGGGGCATTTGGAAAAATCTGGGTGTAGCATCGGCGATAACTTCATAAAAGCCGTTGATTGTAAGCAGCAAGTTAGCGGTGGTTATACTCGTGGTGGAGGGATAATGGTATGTAGCAATTACATGAACATGCAAGATGAAGTCAACCAAGTTCTGATCCATGAGCTTATTCATGCTTATGATGACTGTACTGGTAAAAACTTGAATTGGGCTAATTGTGCTCATCATGCTTGTAGTGAGATCCGCGCTGGTCATTTGAGTGGTGATTGTCACTTCAAACGAGAGCTATTGCGTGGTTATATGAAGCTTCGAGGCCACGAACAAGATTGTGTTAAAAGAAGAGTGATGAAATCGGTGATTGCTAATCCTTTTTGCTCTGAAACAGCTGCAAAAGATGCAATGGAAGCTGTTTGGGATACTTGTTACAATGATACACGACCCTTTGATAGAGCTCCTTGA